One Carassius auratus strain Wakin chromosome 4, ASM336829v1, whole genome shotgun sequence DNA segment encodes these proteins:
- the LOC113066340 gene encoding gastrula zinc finger protein XlCGF57.1-like isoform X1 — protein MEFIKEESEDVKIEETFRVKQEDTEDQTKFEFTKEESEETFKHEDTEEQTQMEFIKEESEDMKIEVFNLKSEDTEEQTDLMTLKEENQELNDTQEIDQNEKQHDFNTEEESIGCSQTEKTSLSKKAQNTQTTNLDSHLRNHAGERPYTCQQCEKSFTRKYYLTAHMKIHSGEKPYTCNQCGKSFTQKSQLTVHMRIHTGEKPFTCELCEKSFRLNAELKTHMIKHTGEKPYTCSQCGKSFTQNSQFKVHMRSHTGEKPFTCKQCGKSFTRNRYLKNHMINHTEKKPFVCSQCGKCFTQKRAFDAHMVIHTGESPFTCHRCGKSFRLKENLQNHMKIHTGEKTFECQCGKRFTQKKRLDTHMRVHTGEKPFTCELCGKSFTNKTNLKTHNRIHTGENPFTCDQCGQSFRYNANLISHMKIHSEKSFKCHQCERSFTDMNQLQDHVITHN, from the exons atggagtttattaaagaggagagtgaagacgtGAAGATagaagaaacattcagagtcaaacaagAAGATACTGAGGATCAAACAAAGTTTGAGTTTACTAAAGAGGAAAGTGAAGAAACAttcaaacatgaagatactgaggaacaaacacagatggagtttattaaagaggaaagTGAAGACATGAAGATTGAAGTATTCAATCTGAAAtctgaagatactgaggaacaaacag ATCTGATGACACTGAAAGAGGAGAATCAAGAACTGAATGACACTCAAGAGATAGATCAAAATGAGAAACAGCATGATTTCAATACGGAAGAAGAATCGATTGGTTGCTCACAGACTGAAAAGACCTCCTTATCCAAAAAAGCTCAAAATACACAAACTACAAACCTTGATTCCCACTTAAGAAATCATGCTGGAGAGAGGCCttacacctgccaacagtgtgaaAAGAGTTTTACACGGAAATATTACCTTACTGCCCACATGAAAATTCActctggagagaagccttacacatgcaatcagtgtggaaagagctttacACAGAAAAGTCAACTTActgtccacatgagaattcacactggagagaaacccttCACCTGTGAACTGTGTGAGAAGAGTTTCAGACTAAATGCAGAGCTCAAGACTCACATGATAAagcacactggagagaagccttacacatgtagtcagtgtggaaagagtttcacacaaaaCAGTCAATTTAAAGTTCACATGAGAAGTCACacaggagagaagcctttcacctgcaaacagtgtgggaagagtttcacacgaaATAGATATCTTAAGAATCACATGATTAATCACACTGAAAAGAAACCATTCGtatgctctcagtgtggaaagtgttttacaCAGAAAAGAGCCTTCGATGCCCACATGgtaattcacactggagagagtcCTTTCACCTGCCACcggtgtggaaagagtttcagactAAAAGAAAACCTTCAGAAtcacatgaaaattcacactggagagaagacTTTCGAAtgtcagtgtggaaagagatttacACAGAAAAAACGGCTCGATacccacatgagagttcacaccggagagaagcctttcacctgcgaactgtgtgggaagagtttcacgaATAAAACAAACTTAAAGACTCACAatagaattcacactggagagaatcctttcacatgtgatcagtgtggacaGAGTTTCAGATATAATGCAAACCTCATCAGTCACATGAAGATTCACTCAGAGAAGAGTTTTAAATGTCATCAGTGCGAGAGGAGTTTCACAGACATGAATCAACTTCAGGATCATGTAATAACTCACAACTGA
- the LOC113066340 gene encoding gastrula zinc finger protein XlCGF8.2DB-like isoform X2 produces the protein MTLKEENQELNDTQEIDQNEKQHDFNTEEESIGCSQTEKTSLSKKAQNTQTTNLDSHLRNHAGERPYTCQQCEKSFTRKYYLTAHMKIHSGEKPYTCNQCGKSFTQKSQLTVHMRIHTGEKPFTCELCEKSFRLNAELKTHMIKHTGEKPYTCSQCGKSFTQNSQFKVHMRSHTGEKPFTCKQCGKSFTRNRYLKNHMINHTEKKPFVCSQCGKCFTQKRAFDAHMVIHTGESPFTCHRCGKSFRLKENLQNHMKIHTGEKTFECQCGKRFTQKKRLDTHMRVHTGEKPFTCELCGKSFTNKTNLKTHNRIHTGENPFTCDQCGQSFRYNANLISHMKIHSEKSFKCHQCERSFTDMNQLQDHVITHN, from the coding sequence ATGACACTGAAAGAGGAGAATCAAGAACTGAATGACACTCAAGAGATAGATCAAAATGAGAAACAGCATGATTTCAATACGGAAGAAGAATCGATTGGTTGCTCACAGACTGAAAAGACCTCCTTATCCAAAAAAGCTCAAAATACACAAACTACAAACCTTGATTCCCACTTAAGAAATCATGCTGGAGAGAGGCCttacacctgccaacagtgtgaaAAGAGTTTTACACGGAAATATTACCTTACTGCCCACATGAAAATTCActctggagagaagccttacacatgcaatcagtgtggaaagagctttacACAGAAAAGTCAACTTActgtccacatgagaattcacactggagagaaacccttCACCTGTGAACTGTGTGAGAAGAGTTTCAGACTAAATGCAGAGCTCAAGACTCACATGATAAagcacactggagagaagccttacacatgtagtcagtgtggaaagagtttcacacaaaaCAGTCAATTTAAAGTTCACATGAGAAGTCACacaggagagaagcctttcacctgcaaacagtgtgggaagagtttcacacgaaATAGATATCTTAAGAATCACATGATTAATCACACTGAAAAGAAACCATTCGtatgctctcagtgtggaaagtgttttacaCAGAAAAGAGCCTTCGATGCCCACATGgtaattcacactggagagagtcCTTTCACCTGCCACcggtgtggaaagagtttcagactAAAAGAAAACCTTCAGAAtcacatgaaaattcacactggagagaagacTTTCGAAtgtcagtgtggaaagagatttacACAGAAAAAACGGCTCGATacccacatgagagttcacaccggagagaagcctttcacctgcgaactgtgtgggaagagtttcacgaATAAAACAAACTTAAAGACTCACAatagaattcacactggagagaatcctttcacatgtgatcagtgtggacaGAGTTTCAGATATAATGCAAACCTCATCAGTCACATGAAGATTCACTCAGAGAAGAGTTTTAAATGTCATCAGTGCGAGAGGAGTTTCACAGACATGAATCAACTTCAGGATCATGTAATAACTCACAACTGA